A region of Pyxidicoccus parkwaysis DNA encodes the following proteins:
- the fes gene encoding enterochelin esterase, producing MSCHAISPRIRELQCRVEAGDTAAVESFWHRLTREGTPLLEEVEGDREHVLLTLVWRAERPVRNVVVVPGLECIWNPDSNQLERVPGTDLWHRTWKVRSDLHTTYCFSPDEPLRPLHEMGPEEEAAYVQERMKAWRTDALNPRHFSPNPALPPMSVIELPDAPGCHWTARRPDVPEGRLEQGLFRHAGSGRERTFWLYRPLGEATPDDAALLVLCDGEGHLELGVMDVLDNLVADGRVPPLVCLLLHHPAREDELTCNDGFVDELATELLPRVRGELRLSTRPERTVLGGWSYGGLAAAFAGLRHPEVFGNVLSQSGSFWWAPEDAEEHEWLTARFAAMPRKDVRFYLNVGLLERGPSPGNSPSQLVANRHLRDVLKARGYDVTYRELNGGHDYIGWPGGLADGLMSLLGREV from the coding sequence ATGAGCTGTCATGCCATCAGTCCGCGCATCCGCGAGCTTCAATGTCGCGTCGAGGCGGGCGACACCGCTGCCGTTGAGTCCTTCTGGCACCGCCTCACCCGCGAGGGCACGCCGCTGCTGGAGGAGGTGGAGGGGGACCGGGAGCACGTCCTCCTCACCCTCGTCTGGCGGGCCGAGCGGCCGGTGCGCAACGTGGTGGTGGTGCCGGGGCTGGAGTGCATCTGGAACCCGGACTCCAACCAACTGGAGCGCGTGCCCGGAACGGACCTGTGGCACCGCACGTGGAAGGTGCGGAGTGACTTGCACACGACGTACTGCTTCTCCCCCGACGAGCCGCTCCGGCCCCTGCATGAAATGGGGCCCGAGGAGGAAGCGGCGTACGTCCAGGAGCGGATGAAGGCCTGGCGCACCGACGCGCTCAACCCGCGCCACTTCTCCCCCAATCCCGCGCTGCCGCCCATGTCCGTCATCGAGCTGCCGGACGCGCCGGGCTGTCACTGGACGGCGCGGCGCCCGGACGTCCCGGAGGGCCGGCTGGAGCAGGGCCTGTTCCGCCACGCCGGCTCCGGCCGTGAGCGCACCTTCTGGCTGTACCGCCCCCTGGGTGAGGCCACGCCGGACGACGCGGCGCTGCTGGTGCTCTGCGACGGCGAGGGCCACCTGGAGCTCGGGGTGATGGACGTGCTCGACAACCTCGTCGCCGACGGGCGCGTCCCTCCGCTGGTCTGCCTGCTGCTGCACCACCCGGCCCGCGAAGATGAATTGACGTGCAATGACGGCTTCGTGGACGAGCTGGCCACGGAGTTGCTGCCGCGCGTGCGCGGCGAGCTGCGCCTGTCCACCCGGCCCGAGCGGACGGTGCTGGGCGGCTGGAGCTACGGAGGGCTCGCGGCGGCGTTCGCCGGCCTGCGCCACCCGGAGGTCTTCGGCAACGTGCTGTCGCAGTCCGGCTCGTTCTGGTGGGCGCCGGAGGACGCGGAGGAGCACGAGTGGCTCACCGCCCGCTTCGCCGCCATGCCCCGGAAGGACGTCCGCTTCTATCTCAACGTCGGACTGCTGGAGCGCGGCCCCTCGCCGGGCAACAGCCCGAGCCAGCTCGTCGCCAACCGCCACCTGCGCGATGTGCTCAAGGCCCGGGGCTACGACGTCACGTATCGCGAGCTCAACGGTGGCCATGACTACATCGGCTGGCCCGGAGGCCTGGCTGACGGGCTGATGTCCCTGCTCGGCCGGGAGGTGTGA
- a CDS encoding ferritin-like domain-containing protein has protein sequence MNVVAEITLESLRQHDVGSLERYGECLRNTFEAHPPPFSAAWYGDQFREMARNREWFANIIVGNASTEGWGSGKLWYLAGKTPDDAVSALIQQHAMDEARHSRMYQSMVERIFPGTVTEALRAEFKTLAPIYRFGDKPERLVPYTGQDILDNLLQMNVAEIRTLVNQLIARPVLMTYCPADARERLTRMLDRLMWDESRHVGYTARLIDDALATRDGDFIRDLAPTRIIQLNELTLEEVGRARANPQTAFA, from the coding sequence ATGAACGTCGTTGCTGAAATCACCCTGGAGTCGCTCCGGCAGCACGATGTCGGGTCGCTGGAGCGTTATGGCGAATGCCTCAGGAACACCTTCGAGGCACATCCTCCCCCCTTCAGCGCCGCCTGGTACGGCGACCAGTTCCGGGAGATGGCGCGCAACCGCGAGTGGTTCGCCAACATCATCGTGGGCAATGCGTCCACGGAAGGCTGGGGCTCGGGGAAGCTCTGGTACCTGGCCGGCAAGACGCCCGATGACGCCGTCTCGGCGCTCATCCAGCAGCACGCGATGGACGAGGCCCGGCACTCGCGGATGTATCAGAGCATGGTGGAGCGCATCTTCCCTGGCACCGTGACGGAAGCGCTCCGGGCCGAGTTCAAGACGCTCGCCCCCATCTACCGCTTCGGAGACAAGCCCGAGCGGCTGGTGCCGTACACCGGCCAGGACATCCTGGACAACCTGCTCCAGATGAACGTCGCGGAGATACGCACGCTGGTGAACCAGCTCATCGCCCGCCCGGTGCTGATGACGTACTGCCCGGCGGATGCGCGGGAGCGACTCACCCGGATGCTGGACAGGCTGATGTGGGACGAGTCGCGGCACGTGGGCTACACGGCCCGGCTCATCGACGACGCCCTGGCCACCCGCGACGGGGACTTCATCCGGGACCTCGCCCCCACCCGAATCATCCAGCTCAACGAGCTGACGCTGGAGGAGGTGGGCCGCGCCAGGGCGAATCCGCAGACGGCGTTCGCCTGA
- a CDS encoding endopeptidase, which translates to MRHVTMWAACLVLCLSAAVGWAFQPSQQSTLASQAFFKPELYLPVSNMPLEEARSKLKGVGPSAWDDFFKRNGRDFHVYLDPLTGMPSAIQGSIPLIPGTGVGNEVSLTRVQQQLGRSVGKVDEAAVADLLFKFISDNQAALGVDMLQLGEPRVTQVTDVLWQVLIPQQVDGIPVRHGRLVATINHGNLVLLGTEAWSNVTASTRPTLDGPQALMAGGERFGLLESPSQLWMQPTLELAPLAEANAKGFGEGYHHQLVWTYGFQNPGEQERWKVTVDANTGEVLALEDDNHYLDATIKGGIYPLTSTEICTANEACGTMQVDTPMPWANTGLASPNNFTDGAGVFPYTSGTVSTTLAGKYVRISDTCGAVSFSSTTGNVQMGGTNGQHDCTTAGGGAGNTPASRSAFYEVNRIAELARGWLPNNTWLKGQITANVNINSTCNAFWNGSTINFYRSGGGCRNTGEIAAVFDHEWGHGMDDFDSGGALSNSSEGYADIASIYRLQASCVGYGFFQTSDRGCGKTPDGTGYNQNEAQVGAAWCNSKCSGVRDADYLAHANQTPATPQNFVCPKCSSSTGPCGRQVHCAAAPARQAAWDLVARDLQAAPFNYDSNTAFILGNKLFYQGSGNIGAWHACNCTAGTSDGCGASHGYMQWLAADDDNGNLNDGTPHMTAIYAAFNRHGIACSTPAPANSGCASGPSTAPTATATGSDGQVALSWNAVPSASEYWVMKTEGYAGCDFGKAKVATVTGTSYTDTEVANDRRYCYSVVPASTSACFGRAAACVCATPGGPCTPPGVATLTSPADTAADVAISPVLDWADVTGATSYEVQVATDSTFATVVRSASALSASTWTVSPALANGTRYYWRVRAVNNCANGAYSTAFSFNTTDTSCQPPGAPALASPADAATGVSLSPVLDWSDVTGATSYEVQVATDSGFTSVARSGSGLGTSAWTVSPALAANTQYFWRARAVNSCGAGSYSGAFRFTTQTGGGTCTATVASYDASLGTVACGTGCGCDTGTLVTSRGSQFPTAEPNTPNALDGCPDGPFGFYHFDESIDRVVLKSVDGGPITPGKQVKVDVTVWCYDATDRLNLYYTNSPGFPLWTSLVTGLTCTGSGAKTFSHTFTVGSGAGQHAIRAQFVEASSPASSCTFGLYDDNDDVVFGVAAAVASGQPTKPATQGRARAAR; encoded by the coding sequence ATGCGTCATGTGACGATGTGGGCCGCCTGTCTCGTGTTGTGTCTCAGCGCCGCCGTGGGGTGGGCCTTCCAGCCCTCCCAGCAGAGCACGCTGGCGAGTCAGGCCTTCTTCAAGCCCGAGCTGTACCTGCCCGTCTCGAACATGCCGTTGGAAGAGGCCCGCTCGAAGCTGAAGGGCGTGGGGCCGAGCGCGTGGGATGACTTCTTCAAGCGCAACGGCCGTGACTTCCACGTGTACCTGGACCCGCTGACGGGGATGCCGTCCGCCATCCAGGGCTCCATTCCGCTCATCCCCGGCACGGGCGTGGGCAACGAGGTCAGCCTCACCCGCGTGCAGCAGCAGCTCGGCCGCTCCGTGGGGAAGGTGGACGAGGCCGCCGTCGCGGACCTGCTCTTCAAGTTCATCAGCGACAACCAGGCCGCGCTCGGCGTGGACATGCTCCAGCTCGGTGAGCCGCGCGTGACGCAGGTCACGGACGTGCTGTGGCAGGTGCTGATTCCCCAGCAGGTGGACGGCATTCCCGTCCGGCACGGCCGCCTCGTGGCCACCATCAACCACGGCAACCTCGTGCTGCTGGGCACCGAGGCGTGGAGCAACGTCACCGCGTCCACGCGCCCCACGCTGGACGGGCCGCAGGCGCTCATGGCGGGCGGCGAGCGCTTCGGATTGCTGGAGTCTCCCTCGCAACTCTGGATGCAGCCCACGCTGGAGCTCGCGCCGCTGGCCGAGGCCAACGCGAAGGGCTTCGGTGAGGGCTACCACCACCAGCTCGTGTGGACGTACGGCTTCCAGAATCCGGGGGAGCAGGAGCGCTGGAAGGTGACGGTGGACGCCAACACCGGCGAGGTGCTGGCGCTGGAGGACGACAACCACTACCTGGACGCCACCATCAAGGGCGGCATCTACCCGCTGACGAGCACGGAAATCTGCACCGCGAACGAGGCGTGCGGCACCATGCAGGTGGACACGCCCATGCCCTGGGCGAACACGGGGCTTGCGTCTCCGAACAACTTCACGGACGGCGCGGGCGTCTTCCCGTACACCTCCGGCACCGTCAGCACCACGCTGGCCGGCAAGTACGTGCGCATCAGCGACACCTGCGGCGCCGTCAGCTTCAGCTCCACCACCGGCAACGTGCAGATGGGCGGCACCAACGGCCAGCACGACTGCACCACCGCGGGCGGTGGGGCGGGCAACACGCCGGCCTCGCGCTCGGCCTTCTACGAAGTCAATCGCATCGCTGAACTGGCGCGCGGCTGGCTCCCCAACAACACGTGGCTGAAGGGGCAGATTACGGCCAACGTCAACATCAACAGCACCTGCAACGCCTTCTGGAATGGCTCCACCATCAACTTCTACCGGAGCGGCGGCGGGTGCCGGAACACGGGTGAGATTGCCGCCGTGTTCGACCACGAGTGGGGCCACGGCATGGATGACTTCGACTCCGGCGGCGCCCTCAGCAACTCCAGCGAGGGCTACGCGGACATCGCGTCCATCTACCGCCTGCAGGCCTCGTGCGTGGGCTACGGCTTCTTCCAGACCAGTGACAGGGGCTGCGGCAAGACGCCGGACGGCACGGGCTACAACCAGAACGAGGCGCAGGTGGGCGCGGCCTGGTGCAACAGCAAGTGCTCGGGTGTGCGCGACGCGGACTACCTGGCGCACGCCAACCAGACGCCGGCCACGCCGCAGAACTTCGTGTGCCCCAAGTGCAGCTCCAGCACGGGCCCCTGCGGCCGTCAGGTGCACTGCGCCGCCGCGCCCGCTCGCCAGGCCGCGTGGGACCTCGTCGCTCGTGACCTACAGGCCGCGCCGTTCAACTACGACTCCAACACCGCCTTCATCCTGGGCAACAAGCTCTTCTACCAGGGCAGCGGCAACATCGGCGCGTGGCACGCGTGCAACTGCACCGCGGGCACGTCGGACGGCTGCGGCGCGAGCCACGGCTACATGCAGTGGCTGGCCGCGGATGACGACAACGGCAACCTGAACGATGGCACGCCGCACATGACGGCCATCTACGCGGCCTTCAACCGCCACGGCATCGCCTGCTCCACGCCCGCGCCCGCCAACTCGGGCTGCGCGAGCGGCCCGTCCACCGCGCCCACCGCCACGGCCACGGGCAGCGACGGCCAGGTGGCGCTGAGCTGGAACGCGGTGCCCAGCGCCAGCGAGTACTGGGTGATGAAGACGGAAGGCTACGCCGGCTGCGACTTCGGCAAGGCGAAGGTGGCCACCGTCACCGGCACCAGCTACACGGACACCGAGGTCGCCAACGACAGGCGCTACTGCTACTCGGTGGTGCCCGCCAGCACCAGCGCGTGCTTCGGCCGCGCCGCCGCCTGCGTCTGCGCGACGCCGGGAGGGCCCTGCACGCCGCCGGGCGTGGCCACGCTCACGTCGCCCGCCGACACGGCGGCGGACGTGGCGATTTCGCCGGTGCTCGACTGGGCCGACGTGACGGGGGCTACTTCGTACGAGGTGCAGGTGGCCACGGACTCCACCTTCGCCACCGTGGTGCGCTCGGCCTCGGCGCTCTCGGCCAGCACGTGGACTGTCTCGCCCGCGCTCGCCAACGGCACGCGGTACTACTGGCGCGTCCGCGCGGTGAACAACTGCGCCAACGGCGCGTACAGCACCGCGTTCAGCTTCAACACCACGGACACGTCGTGCCAGCCGCCGGGGGCGCCCGCGCTGGCGAGCCCCGCGGACGCGGCGACGGGCGTCTCGCTCTCACCGGTGCTCGACTGGAGTGACGTGACCGGCGCTACCTCCTACGAGGTGCAGGTGGCCACCGACAGCGGCTTCACCAGCGTGGCGCGCTCGGGCTCGGGCCTGGGCACCAGCGCGTGGACGGTGTCTCCGGCGCTCGCCGCCAACACGCAGTACTTCTGGCGGGCGCGCGCGGTGAACAGCTGCGGCGCGGGCAGCTACAGCGGTGCGTTCCGCTTCACCACCCAGACGGGCGGCGGCACCTGCACGGCGACGGTGGCTTCGTATGACGCCTCGCTCGGGACGGTGGCCTGCGGCACCGGGTGCGGATGCGACACGGGCACGCTGGTCACCAGCCGCGGCAGCCAGTTCCCCACCGCCGAGCCCAACACGCCCAACGCGCTGGATGGCTGCCCGGATGGGCCGTTCGGCTTCTACCACTTCGACGAGAGCATCGACCGCGTGGTGCTGAAGAGCGTGGACGGCGGCCCGATTACTCCGGGCAAGCAGGTGAAGGTGGACGTGACGGTGTGGTGCTACGACGCGACGGACCGGCTGAACCTCTACTACACGAACTCGCCAGGCTTCCCGCTGTGGACGTCCCTCGTCACGGGCCTGACGTGCACGGGCAGTGGTGCGAAGACGTTCAGCCACACCTTCACGGTGGGCAGCGGCGCCGGTCAGCACGCCATCCGCGCGCAGTTCGTGGAGGCCAGCAGCCCGGCGTCGAGCTGTACCTTCGGCCTCTACGACGACAACGATGACGTCGTCTTCGGCGTGGCGGCAGCCGTCGCGTCGGGACAGCCGACGAAGCCGGCCACGCAGGGACGGGCACGGGCGGCCCGGTAG